Proteins encoded in a region of the Streptomyces sp. NBC_00310 genome:
- a CDS encoding M4 family metallopeptidase, with translation MSGAAAALLGVAALVVPAVPADAATGGTTPPPTPGELIPGQRTATPALVEGIREPAPDAPNAVGAARAHLAEQRGRYRIANPERDLEPAGTVTTDGGHEIVRLRQEHRGVPVLGGQYVVRMEKRDGERVVTGTSGRYFTGLRTGTTAEVDDALAVERAVDAVRSELGAQDFTAYAEDGAEDATPFTGTSHGLVVLPTGTGVLTRHVTVRGEHPAGGEPVLREVYVDAGAGYPVLHYSGIKTFGAPGTAAGTTAGTAPGTAARTAVEGNAADRPARRADAAGSGVKLDGRTVGLEVTLDETRGAHVLRDRSRADQETGRPVLSTWDARGRQVTDVAGQWPADMQEFASPTPDFGAEATEAGAVDAHWAAGQVYDWFKDKQGRDSLDGRGLSVDSLVGVTNYGQPYVNAFWDGAKMVYGTGDAEYRPLSAGLDVVGHEMTHGVIDHSADLVYAGQSGALNEAIADYFGNAVETDVYGVPMDDPEAGLLGERLCRTRTPGECALRDLNDGRTTAKSFLGVGFGTDSGGVHLNSTIFSGALWDIREDLGAELTDRVVYKALTEYLTPLDGFTQGRDAVVAAARATGVDGQDLNAVVRAFNAHGIVANWELALGVDSDLLLERVNTSDSRLGAGGDWWVASSSNEAGTEAYSVWAGRTDGTGRLKLMSPNDGRYHVNPATDGRTVVWAAYGSGPVEVLARPLAGGPVQKLWSGRDVGSSMAVEGDTVAFEHHNHGGRRGVTYLSLENPAGKVSVGGGTYRRASFPSLSDGRVVYQDYRRVRATYAYSTRIIDVATGEDTLLHRSESTTSLGPTAVNGRYAYWLANEVRGDGRTLLRRAALDGSGVVDLSPETGPNALNVFDVTASENTVTAGARTGDPAIRNESLAKLWQFSGDDGTRGRVSCNRGEQLSAAAATGTRVVWLDATTGISQVVTRARPSGTCD, from the coding sequence ATGTCCGGTGCGGCTGCTGCGCTGTTGGGCGTCGCCGCGCTCGTCGTCCCGGCGGTCCCCGCCGACGCGGCGACAGGGGGGACGACACCGCCGCCGACCCCGGGAGAGCTGATCCCGGGACAACGGACGGCGACACCCGCGCTGGTGGAGGGCATCCGGGAGCCCGCCCCGGACGCCCCGAACGCGGTGGGCGCGGCCCGCGCCCACCTCGCCGAACAGCGGGGCCGCTACCGGATCGCGAACCCGGAACGGGACCTGGAACCGGCGGGGACCGTCACGACGGACGGCGGCCACGAGATCGTACGGCTCCGGCAGGAGCACCGGGGTGTACCGGTCCTGGGCGGGCAGTATGTCGTCCGCATGGAGAAGCGGGACGGCGAACGGGTCGTCACCGGCACCTCCGGCAGGTACTTCACCGGTCTGCGGACCGGCACCACCGCCGAGGTCGACGACGCGCTCGCCGTCGAACGGGCCGTGGACGCCGTGCGATCCGAGCTGGGCGCACAGGACTTCACCGCGTACGCGGAGGACGGCGCGGAGGACGCGACCCCGTTCACCGGAACCTCCCACGGCCTGGTCGTCCTGCCCACCGGCACGGGTGTGCTCACCCGGCACGTCACCGTGCGCGGCGAGCACCCCGCGGGCGGTGAACCGGTGCTGCGTGAGGTGTACGTCGACGCCGGGGCCGGCTATCCGGTCCTCCACTACAGCGGTATCAAGACGTTCGGCGCGCCCGGAACGGCCGCGGGAACGACCGCGGGAACAGCTCCGGGCACGGCCGCCCGGACGGCCGTCGAGGGGAACGCGGCCGACCGTCCCGCCCGGCGGGCCGACGCGGCGGGCTCCGGCGTCAAGCTGGACGGCCGGACCGTGGGCCTGGAGGTCACCCTCGACGAGACGCGTGGCGCCCACGTCCTGCGCGACCGGTCCCGGGCCGACCAGGAGACCGGCCGCCCCGTCCTCTCCACCTGGGACGCGCGCGGCAGGCAGGTCACCGACGTGGCCGGCCAATGGCCCGCCGACATGCAGGAGTTCGCCTCGCCCACCCCCGACTTCGGCGCGGAGGCGACCGAGGCGGGCGCGGTGGACGCGCACTGGGCGGCCGGGCAGGTGTACGACTGGTTCAAGGACAAACAGGGCCGGGACAGCCTCGACGGACGCGGCCTGTCGGTCGACTCCCTCGTGGGAGTGACGAATTACGGGCAGCCGTACGTCAACGCCTTCTGGGACGGCGCGAAGATGGTGTACGGCACCGGCGACGCCGAGTACCGCCCGCTCTCCGCAGGACTGGACGTCGTCGGCCACGAGATGACCCACGGCGTCATCGACCACTCCGCCGACCTCGTCTACGCCGGCCAGTCCGGCGCCCTGAACGAGGCGATCGCGGACTACTTCGGCAACGCCGTCGAGACGGACGTGTACGGCGTCCCCATGGACGACCCGGAGGCAGGGCTGCTGGGCGAACGGCTCTGCCGTACCAGGACACCGGGCGAGTGCGCCCTCCGCGACCTGAACGACGGGCGGACCACGGCCAAGTCCTTCCTCGGTGTGGGGTTCGGCACGGACAGCGGTGGCGTCCACCTCAACTCCACCATCTTCTCGGGTGCGTTGTGGGACATCCGCGAGGACCTCGGTGCCGAACTCACCGACAGGGTCGTGTACAAGGCGCTCACCGAGTACCTCACCCCGCTCGACGGGTTCACGCAGGGCCGGGACGCGGTGGTCGCCGCAGCCAGGGCGACGGGGGTCGACGGTCAGGATCTGAACGCCGTGGTGCGCGCGTTCAACGCCCATGGCATCGTGGCCAACTGGGAGCTCGCCCTGGGCGTCGACTCCGACCTGCTCCTCGAACGGGTCAACACCAGCGACTCCCGCCTGGGCGCGGGCGGTGACTGGTGGGTGGCCTCGTCCTCGAACGAGGCGGGCACCGAGGCGTACTCGGTGTGGGCCGGGCGCACGGACGGCACCGGCCGGCTGAAGCTGATGAGCCCCAACGACGGCCGCTACCACGTCAATCCGGCGACCGACGGTAGGACGGTGGTGTGGGCGGCGTACGGTTCCGGCCCCGTGGAGGTCCTCGCGCGGCCGCTGGCCGGCGGTCCCGTCCAGAAGCTGTGGTCCGGCCGGGACGTGGGGTCCTCGATGGCCGTCGAGGGCGACACGGTGGCCTTCGAACACCACAACCACGGCGGGCGCCGGGGCGTGACCTATCTGAGCCTCGAAAATCCGGCGGGCAAGGTCTCCGTCGGGGGCGGCACCTACCGCCGGGCGTCCTTCCCGTCGCTCAGTGACGGACGCGTCGTCTACCAGGACTACCGGCGCGTACGGGCGACGTACGCGTACTCCACCCGGATCATCGACGTCGCGACCGGCGAGGACACCCTGCTCCACCGGTCGGAGTCGACCACGAGCCTCGGCCCGACCGCCGTCAACGGCCGGTACGCGTACTGGCTCGCCAACGAGGTCCGAGGCGACGGCAGGACGCTGCTGCGGCGTGCCGCCCTGGACGGTTCCGGGGTGGTGGACCTGAGCCCGGAGACCGGCCCGAACGCCCTCAACGTCTTCGATGTGACGGCCTCCGAGAACACGGTCACGGCGGGGGCCCGCACGGGCGACCCCGCGATCCGCAACGAGTCCCTGGCCAAGCTCTGGCAGTTCTCCGGCGACGACGGCACTCGCGGCCGCGTCTCCTGCAACCGGGGCGAGCAGCTCTCCGCCGCGGCGGCCACCGGCACCCGGGTGGTCTGGCTCGACGCGACCACCGGCATCAGCCAGGTGGTGACACGGGCCCGGCCGAGCGGCACGTGCGACTGA